In Actinotignum schaalii, the sequence AGATATTGATGCGCTCGACGCCGCAAAACTGTATTACTCCGGACTCAGCCAGGACGAGGTAGCCCAGCGCATGCACCTGGCCCGCTCCACCATCTCCAAGTTGCTCAGCCACGCCCGCAAGCGCGGCTTTGTGCGCATTACCGTGAACGATCCGCGCGAAGATGACGCGTTCCTGTGCGCGCGGTTAAGTGAGCGCTTCAATTTATTGGATGTGCGCCTGGTCAGCCCGCCCAGTTCCGCCCCGGAAGATGTGCGCGAAGCCCTCGGGCGGGTGGGGGCGCAGGTGCTCAGTGAACAGATTCGCGACGGCGATGCCATCGGCATCTGCCTCTCCCGCACCACCGAAGCGGTCTCCCGCCACATGCCCCGTATTCCCCGCAAAGGCGTGGCGATTATTCAGCTGACCTGCTGTATTGGGGCGTGCGTGCGCACCATTGATGAAACGATGGTGATGGAACGCATCGCCGCCTCTTGCGGCGGGCAGGCCGTGTATTTCCAGCTTCCGGCGTTTCTTAGCGCCCAGCAACGTGAGGATCCGGATATCAAGGCGCGTTTGCGGGCGACCCGCACCCAGCGGGCCAGCACCCGGGTGGTTCTCTACACCGTGGGGGATGCCCGCTCGAATCTGGCTTATTTGGCAGGTTTTCGCCTGGATGATGCGGATATGACGCGCCTGCTCACCACCTCGGTTGGCGACATCTGCACCCATTTCATTACCGCGCAGGGCCGGGTATGCCTCCCCGATCTCAATAATCGAGCCACCGGGATTAGCCTGCCCGAATTGCGCGAGAAGGAGCAAAAAATTCTGGTGGCCGGCGGGCCGGATAAACTCCAGGCTATTTATGCCGCCCTGGCCAATGGTTATGTGTCGCGCTTGGTTACCGATGTGGG encodes:
- a CDS encoding sugar-binding transcriptional regulator, which codes for MMRYDDEVVLVDSGVVTRDGLSSRDIDALDAAKLYYSGLSQDEVAQRMHLARSTISKLLSHARKRGFVRITVNDPREDDAFLCARLSERFNLLDVRLVSPPSSAPEDVREALGRVGAQVLSEQIRDGDAIGICLSRTTEAVSRHMPRIPRKGVAIIQLTCCIGACVRTIDETMVMERIAASCGGQAVYFQLPAFLSAQQREDPDIKARLRATRTQRASTRVVLYTVGDARSNLAYLAGFRLDDADMTRLLTTSVGDICTHFITAQGRVCLPDLNNRATGISLPELREKEQKILVAGGPDKLQAIYAALANGYVSRLVTDVGTARALTMMS